In Candidatus Poribacteria bacterium, a genomic segment contains:
- a CDS encoding LamG domain-containing protein encodes MFLAKRYLNYMLAISTIIVLNFTVILIGDAKIDENTIQGMWTFEEGKGETVTDLSGNGSDGIFVGDIKWVKGKFGGGIEFSGVDAQNHVRIGTKGDPDSLAALNFKDSEGFSIHAWVFATAPPNGKCVIWKGHGCSSWSQYLLGTGAHENVGGRINQASFHYRIKSAPERFEALGDPLPENEWVYLVGVWDGTKIYIYVNGELQNSADAVGQPWDSFEAVYIGADAGCNAGKGRCHWSGIIDEIVIFNVPLSADEVKTLGNGIEGVLAVDAAGKTTTTWGRLKSAE; translated from the coding sequence ATGTTTTTGGCAAAACGGTATCTGAATTACATGCTCGCTATAAGCACGATAATCGTGCTTAATTTCACGGTGATATTGATAGGTGATGCAAAGATTGACGAAAATACGATTCAAGGTATGTGGACCTTTGAAGAGGGTAAAGGTGAAACCGTTACGGATCTTTCTGGAAACGGTAGCGATGGCATATTTGTTGGCGATATCAAATGGGTAAAAGGCAAATTCGGCGGTGGTATAGAGTTCAGCGGCGTTGACGCACAAAACCACGTCCGTATCGGAACGAAAGGGGATCCCGATAGTTTGGCAGCCTTGAATTTTAAGGACTCCGAGGGTTTCTCGATCCACGCTTGGGTCTTTGCAACGGCACCTCCCAACGGAAAATGTGTTATATGGAAGGGGCATGGCTGTTCAAGTTGGTCACAATATCTACTTGGAACCGGTGCCCATGAAAATGTCGGTGGGCGAATTAACCAAGCGTCGTTTCATTATCGTATCAAGAGCGCGCCTGAGAGATTTGAAGCACTCGGAGACCCACTTCCCGAAAATGAGTGGGTTTACCTTGTTGGGGTCTGGGATGGCACAAAAATCTATATCTACGTTAATGGTGAACTACAAAACAGCGCAGACGCAGTGGGACAACCTTGGGATTCTTTTGAGGCGGTTTATATCGGGGCAGATGCGGGGTGTAATGCTGGTAAGGGGCGGTGTCATTGGAGCGGGATCATTGATGAAATTGTCATCTTTAATGTGCCGCTCTCTGCGGATGAAGTTAAGACACTCGGCAATGGAATTGAAGGTGTTTTGGCAGTAGATGCTGCAGGAAAAACCACTACCACTTGGGGTAGGCTTAAATCAGCGGAGTAG
- a CDS encoding PcfJ domain-containing protein, with translation MQEHFQHLGISSVEAYKEWCRAHNFSQGLDKSPRQRQDELYVMTRTQATKMMSKKKKDSNLREILPKIYNQELRSEKLQNSVTRAISETFESSIAPKVLLKLLLYLEDNSDLLKETAYVQGIAALANHHESWIRSVETWKVKKHNRDRQFSELARHLLAAYEVPLFMDSVWFNGNVTHQNWFKHIGTGQNIRTTPDIPIPLTKKMAHHFLKAPRHYTIEEALRWGQVHALGGDKYLADALRGTRLTETFSNDDFWINVIRFFIANPMLDVSHVNPIIDYIWHQKYENRRVFIERGVAREIGPAQPNFSMRQRTPETLLHQVEEWHGELGRESKDRELEWHGSEIGEFHLLEGSEEARNMKFWSIRELLSSDELIDESRILRHCVSTYARSCHTGRSSIWSMEIEDENGRRKILTIEVAPREKAIRQVRGRRNRLPTPKEKDLLGKWAEQEDLQLAGYI, from the coding sequence ATGCAGGAGCATTTCCAGCACCTCGGCATATCTTCGGTTGAGGCGTATAAGGAATGGTGCCGTGCCCATAATTTTAGTCAGGGTTTGGATAAAAGTCCGCGCCAACGCCAAGACGAACTATACGTTATGACCCGCACACAAGCCACCAAAATGATGTCAAAAAAGAAGAAAGACAGCAACCTGAGAGAAATTCTGCCCAAGATATACAATCAAGAACTACGGTCGGAAAAACTACAGAATTCGGTTACCAGAGCCATTTCGGAAACTTTTGAGAGCAGCATAGCCCCGAAAGTTCTCTTGAAACTCCTGTTATATCTCGAAGACAATTCAGACTTGTTAAAAGAGACCGCCTATGTTCAAGGCATCGCGGCACTCGCAAACCATCATGAAAGTTGGATTCGATCCGTTGAGACGTGGAAAGTCAAGAAACATAACCGCGACCGCCAGTTCTCCGAACTCGCTCGCCACCTACTCGCGGCTTATGAAGTCCCGCTTTTTATGGATAGTGTCTGGTTTAATGGAAATGTAACGCACCAAAACTGGTTCAAACACATCGGCACTGGTCAAAATATCCGAACCACACCGGATATTCCTATACCGCTCACGAAAAAGATGGCGCACCACTTCCTTAAGGCACCGAGGCATTATACAATTGAGGAGGCACTCCGTTGGGGACAAGTACACGCCCTCGGTGGTGATAAGTATTTGGCGGACGCGCTTCGGGGAACACGACTGACCGAAACTTTTAGCAACGATGATTTCTGGATAAACGTGATCCGCTTCTTTATTGCGAATCCGATGTTGGATGTCAGTCATGTGAACCCGATTATCGATTATATCTGGCATCAGAAATACGAGAACCGTCGCGTTTTCATTGAGAGAGGGGTTGCGAGAGAAATTGGACCGGCACAACCGAACTTCAGCATGCGCCAGAGAACCCCTGAAACGCTGCTCCACCAAGTCGAGGAATGGCACGGCGAACTCGGTAGAGAATCGAAAGACAGAGAACTTGAGTGGCACGGTTCAGAGATCGGTGAATTTCATCTGTTAGAAGGGAGTGAGGAGGCACGCAATATGAAATTCTGGTCTATTCGAGAACTGCTCAGCAGCGACGAGCTGATAGACGAAAGTCGGATACTACGGCATTGCGTTTCAACCTATGCGAGATCCTGTCATACCGGACGGTCATCGATTTGGAGCATGGAAATTGAAGATGAAAATGGACGACGCAAAATTTTGACGATTGAGGTTGCACCACGCGAAAAAGCTATCCGTCAGGTTCGAGGCAGGCGGAACCGTTTACCAACACCTAAAGAGAAAGACCTATTAGGAAAGTGGGCGGAACAAGAAGATTTGCAACTCGCTGGATACATATAG
- a CDS encoding LamG domain-containing protein translates to MFLSKSVRIVLASFMAVFLFIALPGLAKINPDNITGMWLFNEGKGGTAADASGNGNDGEIHGAKWVDGKFGKALEFDGVSNWVEVPHSDTVGFKAGVSFTITCYFKGSKVGGSLVGKNYEDTSQATPWYLLWDNGNKNTVSLYLRDGAGTSFPAHGTTPIADEKWHFIAGRADADAGKASIWVDGKMETEVDFNTKDGYGTSEGVFHVARHYDRYTEGIIDDVALFNVALEEEDMDALMSDGVETAAAVEPVNKLTTTWGRIKQRIDR, encoded by the coding sequence ATGTTTTTATCTAAAAGTGTACGAATAGTGCTTGCGAGTTTTATGGCAGTCTTTTTGTTCATAGCACTGCCGGGCCTTGCCAAAATTAATCCGGATAATATCACCGGAATGTGGCTCTTTAACGAAGGGAAAGGTGGTACCGCCGCAGACGCATCAGGAAACGGGAACGATGGTGAAATCCATGGCGCGAAGTGGGTAGATGGAAAATTCGGTAAAGCCCTTGAATTTGACGGTGTTAGCAATTGGGTTGAAGTGCCACACTCAGATACTGTCGGGTTTAAGGCGGGAGTATCTTTCACAATCACCTGCTATTTCAAAGGCAGCAAGGTCGGCGGTTCGCTCGTCGGCAAAAACTACGAGGATACATCACAGGCGACACCGTGGTATCTGCTTTGGGACAACGGAAATAAAAACACCGTAAGTCTCTATTTGCGGGATGGTGCCGGTACCAGTTTTCCTGCCCATGGTACTACGCCTATTGCCGACGAAAAATGGCACTTTATCGCTGGCAGAGCGGATGCAGATGCTGGTAAAGCCTCAATATGGGTAGATGGCAAAATGGAAACCGAGGTTGATTTCAACACAAAAGACGGATACGGCACCAGTGAAGGCGTGTTTCATGTCGCGCGACACTATGACCGGTATACTGAAGGCATTATTGATGATGTTGCCCTCTTCAATGTCGCTCTGGAAGAAGAGGATATGGATGCTCTCATGAGCGACGGGGTTGAAACTGCTGCCGCAGTTGAACCTGTAAACAAACTGACAACGACGTGGGGCAGAATCAAGCAGCGGATAGACAGATAG